The following proteins are encoded in a genomic region of Streptomyces sp. NBC_01723:
- a CDS encoding PPOX class F420-dependent oxidoreductase, with translation MAQKMTDEEWRAFVSDGTRTGKLSTVRADGSPHVAPIWFLLDGDDIVFNTGKDTVKGRNLARDGRIALCVDDDRPPFHFVVLQGRARLSEDLDELRHWAGRIGARYMGEERAEEFGARNGVPGELLVRVAVEKVLAQKSVAD, from the coding sequence ATGGCACAGAAGATGACCGATGAGGAATGGCGGGCGTTCGTCTCGGACGGCACCCGCACCGGAAAGCTCTCGACCGTCCGGGCGGACGGCAGTCCGCACGTGGCGCCGATCTGGTTCCTGCTGGACGGGGACGACATCGTGTTCAACACCGGCAAGGACACGGTGAAGGGGCGCAATCTGGCCCGCGACGGCCGGATCGCCCTGTGCGTGGACGACGACCGGCCGCCGTTCCACTTCGTGGTGCTGCAGGGACGTGCCCGGCTCTCGGAGGATCTCGACGAACTCCGGCACTGGGCCGGGCGCATCGGGGCACGGTACATGGGTGAGGAACGCGCCGAGGAGTTCGGGGCGCGCAACGGCGTCCCGGGCGAACTCCTCGTCCGTGTCGCCGTGGAAAAGGTCCTCGCCCAGAAGTCCGTCGCGGACTGA
- a CDS encoding GTP-binding protein, translating into MVSEHAEHAEQAGHTAHSDATEGESAALALKILVAGGFGVGKTTLVGAVSEIRPLRTEELLSEAGRLVDDTGGIDRKVTTTVAMDFGRITIRSGLSLYLFGTPGQDRFWFLWDELSQGALGAVVLADTRRLADCFPAVDYFEHRHIPFVVAVNCFTGARRHEAQDVLRALDLDSGTPVVLCDARDRDSGKEVLIRLVEYAGRMYTARLLDSVL; encoded by the coding sequence ATGGTCTCCGAACACGCCGAACACGCCGAACAGGCCGGACACACCGCACACTCCGATGCCACGGAGGGCGAGTCGGCCGCGCTGGCGCTGAAGATCCTCGTCGCCGGAGGGTTCGGCGTGGGCAAGACCACCCTGGTGGGCGCGGTCAGCGAGATCAGGCCGCTGCGCACGGAGGAACTGCTCAGCGAGGCCGGTCGGTTGGTGGACGACACCGGCGGCATCGACCGCAAGGTCACCACCACCGTCGCGATGGACTTCGGGCGGATCACCATCCGCTCCGGCCTCTCTCTCTACCTCTTCGGCACACCGGGGCAGGACCGCTTCTGGTTCCTCTGGGACGAGTTGTCGCAGGGCGCGCTCGGGGCCGTCGTCCTCGCGGACACCCGGAGGCTGGCGGACTGCTTCCCGGCGGTCGACTACTTCGAGCATCGGCACATCCCGTTCGTGGTGGCCGTGAACTGCTTCACCGGAGCACGCCGACACGAGGCCCAGGACGTGCTGCGCGCCCTCGACCTGGACTCCGGAACACCTGTGGTGCTGTGCGACGCCCGGGACCGCGACTCGGGCAAGGAGGTCCTGATCCGGCTCGTCGAGTACGCCGGGCGGATGTACACCGCCCGGCTGCTCGACTCCGTGCTCTGA
- a CDS encoding DUF742 domain-containing protein — MTDQSTDGGRERPGSQWYDNEAGPLVRPYAMTGGRTRPGPTGVRFDLIALVTRVPGAPGSDVTVLGPEHRTLIELCRTETQSVAELAADADLPVGVVRVLLGDLVELGCVTVSRPVPPAQLPDERILREVIDGLRAL; from the coding sequence ATGACCGACCAGAGCACGGACGGCGGCCGGGAACGGCCGGGCAGCCAGTGGTACGACAACGAGGCGGGGCCCCTGGTCCGCCCCTACGCGATGACCGGCGGGCGCACCCGGCCCGGACCCACGGGCGTGCGGTTCGACCTCATCGCCCTCGTGACGCGGGTCCCTGGCGCGCCGGGCAGCGACGTCACCGTGCTCGGACCGGAACACCGAACGCTGATCGAGCTGTGCCGCACCGAGACCCAGTCGGTCGCCGAACTCGCGGCTGACGCCGATCTCCCGGTGGGAGTCGTCAGGGTGCTCCTGGGAGACCTGGTGGAACTGGGCTGCGTGACCGTCAGCCGTCCTGTGCCGCCCGCCCAGTTGCCCGACGAGCGGATTCTGCGCGAAGTGATCGACGGACTGCGCGCACTGTAG
- a CDS encoding roadblock/LC7 domain-containing protein translates to MIHDPGTGTARRTREVDWLLDDLVGCVHEVRHAVVLSNDGLAVGASAGLGREDAEHLAAVASGFHSLAKGAGRHSGAGGVRQTMVEMDDGFLFVAAAGDGSCLAVLTAVSADIGLVAYEMARLVRRVGEHLHTAPRAAARPPFGG, encoded by the coding sequence ATGATCCACGACCCCGGCACGGGGACCGCCCGGCGGACCCGCGAAGTCGACTGGCTGCTGGACGACCTCGTCGGCTGCGTACACGAGGTACGGCATGCCGTCGTGCTGTCGAACGACGGGCTCGCCGTGGGCGCGTCGGCCGGCCTCGGGCGGGAGGACGCCGAACACCTGGCCGCGGTCGCCTCCGGTTTCCACAGCCTGGCCAAGGGCGCGGGCCGGCACTCCGGCGCCGGGGGCGTGCGCCAGACGATGGTCGAGATGGACGACGGCTTCCTGTTCGTGGCCGCCGCGGGCGACGGCTCCTGCCTGGCCGTCCTCACCGCCGTGAGCGCCGACATCGGCCTCGTGGCCTACGAGATGGCGCGGCTGGTCAGACGCGTCGGCGAGCACCTCCACACCGCGCCGCGCGCCGCCGCACGGCCACCCTTCGGCGGATGA
- a CDS encoding sensor histidine kinase: MRTPRTTPANGADTPSRRPARGRRAHAGPPADEGQAEPTGEAPESAATRAWRGRVQPRTVRARIVCLLMVPVVSLLALWAYATVTTAQDISRLRQVQRVDAGVRAPVGAAVAALQTERLAAVRHATDPSAVPDADYRELSERTDRAVAKLRLGDRHTVADGEELPAGVARRLDAFVTGAERLGPLRTAVLDRRADWENTYRRYTTAISAAFRVGGALSGIQDADLGSDARVLVEFARAGEALAQENTLLAAARLAGRLDGERLTLFTGAVETRRSLTESAVTDLRGSERAAWQDLARDAAYTTVGKAEDGLLDPSVQDRPVEAAAPLAAWDGAHARVRDGMRTIERDAARGVADRADPFTRGALTPAGAAVLLGLLAVIASLAISVRIGRGLVVELVSLRNSALEIARHKLPEAMRRLRAGEEIDVRSEAPPEPAAEDEAGQVAEALGTVHRAALRAAVERAELASGISGVFVNLARRSQVLVHRQLSLLDSMERRSDDPNELSDLFRLDHLTTRMRRHAESLIILSGAAPGRAWRMPVSLTDVVRAAVSEVEDYARVEVRQLPEASVVGAAVADLTHLLAEIIENAAQFSPPHTRVRVTGEPVGNGYAIEVEDRGLGMGKDSLAEANHRITRSEALDLFDSDRLGLFVVSRLAARQDIKVHLKTSPYGGTTAVVLLPTSLLHSGTAERSPGAAHEAAPPPERLYARVPHAAAHRETVPAPTGRPALASAAPATVETTAPDRPPGAPALRLHRSPDVPDDPADSTDGDGDGTPGPAEESDNLPRRVRQASLAPQLRDGRPAEPARPPQARGDEERTPEVVRDRMTAYRDGWTRGGGRRPGHAEQSAPQAGHSSEGDLA, translated from the coding sequence ATGCGTACACCCCGTACGACCCCCGCAAACGGCGCCGACACGCCGTCCCGGCGACCCGCGCGCGGACGTCGCGCGCACGCCGGACCACCTGCCGACGAGGGCCAGGCCGAGCCCACGGGCGAGGCACCCGAATCGGCCGCCACGCGTGCGTGGCGCGGGCGCGTCCAGCCCCGCACCGTGCGCGCCAGGATCGTCTGCCTGCTGATGGTGCCCGTCGTCTCCCTGCTGGCCCTGTGGGCGTACGCCACCGTCACCACCGCCCAGGACATCTCCCGGCTGCGGCAGGTGCAGCGCGTGGACGCCGGCGTCCGGGCCCCCGTCGGCGCGGCCGTGGCCGCCCTGCAGACCGAGCGTCTCGCGGCCGTGCGCCATGCCACCGACCCGTCGGCGGTGCCGGACGCCGACTACCGGGAACTGTCCGAGCGCACCGACCGCGCCGTGGCGAAGCTGCGGCTCGGCGACCGCCACACGGTCGCCGACGGCGAGGAACTGCCCGCCGGAGTGGCACGGCGGCTCGACGCGTTCGTGACCGGCGCCGAACGGCTGGGACCGCTGCGCACCGCCGTCCTGGACCGCCGCGCCGACTGGGAGAACACCTACCGCCGGTACACGACGGCCATCTCGGCCGCCTTCCGGGTGGGCGGCGCGCTGAGCGGAATCCAGGACGCGGATCTGGGCTCCGACGCGCGCGTGCTGGTCGAGTTCGCCCGCGCGGGCGAGGCCCTGGCCCAGGAGAACACCCTGCTCGCCGCCGCCCGCCTCGCCGGCCGCCTCGACGGCGAGCGGCTGACGCTGTTCACCGGCGCCGTCGAGACGCGACGGAGCCTCACCGAGTCCGCCGTCACCGACCTGCGCGGCTCCGAACGCGCGGCCTGGCAGGACCTCGCCCGCGACGCCGCCTACACGACCGTGGGAAAGGCCGAGGACGGCCTGCTGGACCCCTCGGTACAGGACCGCCCGGTCGAGGCGGCGGCACCCCTCGCCGCCTGGGACGGGGCCCACGCGCGCGTGCGGGACGGCATGCGGACGATCGAGCGGGACGCCGCGCGCGGAGTGGCCGACCGGGCCGATCCGTTCACCCGCGGTGCGCTCACCCCGGCCGGGGCCGCGGTCCTCCTCGGACTTCTCGCCGTCATCGCCTCGCTCGCCATCTCCGTCCGCATCGGCCGTGGCCTGGTGGTCGAGCTGGTGAGTCTGCGCAACAGCGCCCTGGAGATCGCCCGGCACAAGCTCCCGGAAGCCATGCGCAGACTGCGTGCGGGGGAGGAGATCGACGTCCGGTCCGAGGCGCCACCCGAACCTGCTGCCGAGGACGAGGCCGGTCAGGTCGCCGAAGCCCTGGGCACCGTGCACCGGGCGGCGCTGCGGGCCGCGGTGGAACGTGCCGAACTCGCCAGCGGCATCTCCGGCGTCTTCGTGAACCTCGCCCGCCGCAGCCAGGTCCTGGTCCACCGGCAACTGAGCCTCCTGGACAGCATGGAACGCCGCTCCGACGACCCGAACGAACTGAGCGACCTCTTCCGCCTCGACCACCTCACCACCCGCATGCGGCGCCACGCCGAGAGCCTGATCATCCTCTCCGGCGCGGCGCCCGGACGGGCCTGGCGCATGCCGGTCTCACTCACCGACGTGGTCCGTGCGGCGGTCTCCGAAGTGGAGGACTACGCGCGGGTGGAGGTAAGACAGCTCCCCGAGGCGTCCGTCGTCGGCGCGGCCGTCGCCGACCTCACGCACCTCTTGGCCGAGATCATCGAGAACGCCGCGCAGTTCTCCCCACCCCACACGCGCGTGCGTGTCACCGGAGAGCCCGTCGGCAACGGCTACGCGATCGAGGTCGAGGACCGCGGCCTCGGCATGGGCAAGGACAGTCTCGCCGAGGCCAACCACCGCATCACCCGCTCCGAGGCACTCGACCTGTTCGACAGCGACCGGCTCGGCCTGTTCGTCGTCAGCCGCCTGGCCGCCCGGCAGGACATCAAGGTCCACCTCAAGACCTCTCCCTACGGCGGTACCACCGCCGTCGTCCTGCTGCCCACCTCGCTCCTGCACAGCGGAACCGCGGAACGCTCCCCAGGGGCGGCACACGAGGCGGCTCCACCACCGGAGCGCCTGTACGCGCGCGTGCCGCACGCCGCCGCGCACCGGGAGACCGTGCCCGCACCGACCGGCCGCCCGGCACTGGCGTCCGCCGCACCAGCGACTGTGGAGACGACGGCGCCGGACCGGCCCCCAGGAGCCCCCGCCTTGCGACTGCACCGGTCCCCCGACGTCCCGGACGACCCCGCCGACTCCACCGACGGCGACGGAGACGGCACACCGGGCCCGGCCGAGGAGTCCGACAACCTGCCCCGGCGGGTACGCCAGGCCAGCCTCGCACCCCAACTGCGGGACGGGCGCCCCGCGGAACCCGCTCGGCCGCCCCAGGCGCGCGGCGACGAAGAGCGCACGCCCGAAGTGGTGCGGGACCGCATGACCGCCTACCGCGACGGCTGGACGCGCGGCGGTGGACGCCGGCCCGGCCACGCGGAGCAGTCGGCCCCGCAGGCCGGCCACAGCAGCGAAGGAGACCTCGCATGA
- a CDS encoding MHYT domain-containing protein, protein MGHLDHAALGWLTPVLSYAMACTGAALGLRCTVRALATTGRSRRNWLLTAASAIGTGIWTMHFVAMLGFRVSGTDIRYDVPLTLASLLVAMLVVCAGVFAVGYGRDRARALLLGGLTTGIGVASMHYLGMAAVRLHGAVSYDTVRVALSVLIAVAAATAALWAALNIRSPLAVTVASLIMGAAVSSMHYTGMFAVSVRVTPSGETLPGATAMQFIFPLAVGLGSYLFLTSAFVALSPTAGERDASAAARRPVGSTAR, encoded by the coding sequence ATGGGACACCTGGACCACGCCGCCCTCGGCTGGCTGACCCCGGTGCTGTCGTACGCGATGGCCTGCACCGGCGCGGCCCTCGGACTGCGCTGCACCGTGCGCGCCCTCGCCACCACCGGGCGCTCGCGCCGCAACTGGCTGCTGACCGCGGCCTCGGCCATCGGCACGGGCATCTGGACGATGCACTTCGTCGCCATGCTCGGCTTCCGGGTCAGCGGCACCGACATCCGCTACGACGTGCCGCTCACGCTTGCCAGCCTGCTCGTCGCGATGCTCGTCGTCTGCGCCGGCGTCTTCGCGGTCGGTTACGGCCGCGACCGCGCGCGGGCGCTCCTGCTCGGCGGACTCACCACGGGGATCGGCGTCGCGAGCATGCACTATCTGGGCATGGCGGCCGTGCGCCTGCACGGAGCCGTGAGCTACGACACGGTACGCGTCGCACTCTCCGTCCTCATCGCCGTCGCCGCGGCCACCGCGGCACTGTGGGCCGCGCTCAACATCAGGTCGCCCCTCGCGGTCACCGTCGCCTCACTGATCATGGGAGCGGCGGTGAGCAGCATGCACTACACAGGCATGTTCGCGGTGAGCGTGCGGGTCACACCCTCCGGCGAGACGCTCCCCGGGGCCACGGCGATGCAGTTCATCTTCCCCCTCGCCGTCGGCCTCGGGTCCTACCTCTTTCTGACCTCGGCCTTCGTCGCACTGTCACCGACGGCGGGGGAACGCGACGCGTCCGCCGCGGCCCGCCGCCCCGTCGGCAGCACCGCCCGGTGA
- a CDS encoding class I SAM-dependent methyltransferase, whose amino-acid sequence MSDNHTHVQEFFGARAADWDSRFPDDGPAYSAAVAELGLRDGDRVLDAGCGTGRALPPLRAAVGPSGLVLGADLTPAMLQAAVRAGRGRDGRLLLTDVAALPLRARSLDAVFAAGLIAHLPEPGGNLRELARVVRPGGVLALFHPIGRAALAARQGRRITPDDLRAQANLQPLLAGSGWRMTSYVDEDDRFLALAVRES is encoded by the coding sequence ATGAGCGACAACCACACGCACGTCCAGGAGTTCTTCGGCGCCCGCGCGGCCGACTGGGACAGCCGCTTCCCCGACGACGGGCCCGCCTACTCGGCCGCGGTGGCCGAGCTGGGGTTGCGGGACGGGGACCGGGTGCTCGACGCGGGTTGCGGCACCGGACGTGCCCTGCCGCCGCTGCGGGCGGCCGTGGGGCCGTCGGGGCTGGTTCTCGGGGCCGATCTGACACCGGCCATGCTCCAGGCCGCCGTACGGGCCGGGAGGGGCCGTGACGGACGGTTGCTGCTGACCGATGTCGCCGCGCTGCCGTTGCGCGCGCGGTCGCTCGACGCCGTGTTCGCGGCGGGCCTCATCGCGCACCTCCCCGAGCCCGGCGGGAACCTGCGGGAACTGGCGCGCGTCGTGCGGCCCGGCGGTGTGCTGGCCCTCTTCCATCCGATCGGCCGGGCGGCGCTCGCGGCACGGCAGGGGCGGCGGATCACACCGGACGACCTGCGCGCGCAGGCCAACCTGCAACCGCTGCTGGCCGGTTCGGGGTGGCGCATGACGTCGTACGTCGACGAGGACGACCGCTTCCTGGCCCTGGCCGTGCGCGAGAGCTGA
- a CDS encoding oxygenase MpaB family protein produces MATVKRFQRLAEIRRMDPHEDAAEIYRLSSAYEFPWDFSRALELALFRTYAVPSIGRLLAETAEFTDRAQKRYDDTALLLDAVVEHGFGSEQGRTAIRRINRMHRSYDIANDDMRYVLCTFVVIPKRWIDAYAWRRMSRHETVASAVHYRTLGRHMGIQDIPGSYEEFEDCLDAYEAAHFAWDERAQRVSDATLDLMASWYPRPLAPLLRAGTLSLLDESLLRAFRYTPPSPTTRAIVRRAVRLRGRAVRLMPPRRAPHHARQNREIKGYPKGYRLTELGTRPVPGVRGCPVRHIDTSSAE; encoded by the coding sequence ATGGCCACGGTGAAGCGCTTCCAACGGCTGGCGGAGATCCGGCGTATGGACCCCCACGAGGACGCCGCCGAGATCTACCGGCTGTCCTCGGCCTACGAGTTCCCCTGGGACTTCAGCCGTGCCTTGGAGCTGGCCCTCTTCCGCACCTACGCCGTGCCGAGCATCGGCCGGCTGCTGGCCGAGACGGCGGAGTTCACCGACCGGGCGCAGAAGCGGTACGACGACACGGCACTGCTGCTCGACGCCGTCGTCGAGCACGGTTTCGGCAGCGAGCAGGGCCGCACCGCCATCCGTCGCATCAACCGGATGCACCGCAGCTACGACATCGCCAACGACGACATGCGGTATGTCCTGTGCACGTTCGTCGTGATCCCGAAACGCTGGATCGACGCCTACGCATGGCGCAGGATGTCGCGGCACGAGACCGTCGCCTCCGCCGTCCACTACCGCACGCTGGGACGGCACATGGGGATCCAGGACATCCCCGGGTCCTACGAGGAGTTCGAAGACTGCCTCGACGCCTACGAGGCAGCCCACTTCGCCTGGGACGAGCGCGCCCAAAGGGTCTCCGACGCCACCCTCGACCTCATGGCCTCCTGGTACCCGCGTCCCCTCGCGCCCCTCCTGCGCGCCGGGACACTCTCCCTGCTCGACGAGTCCCTGCTGCGCGCCTTCCGGTACACCCCGCCGAGCCCCACCACGCGTGCGATCGTGCGCCGCGCGGTGCGGCTGCGCGGGCGCGCCGTCCGGCTGATGCCCCCGAGGCGCGCCCCGCACCACGCCCGGCAGAACAGGGAGATCAAGGGCTACCCGAAGGGCTACCGGCTGACCGAGCTGGGCACCCGCCCGGTCCCCGGCGTGCGGGGCTGCCCGGTCCGCCACATCGACACGTCGTCAGCCGAGTGA
- a CDS encoding tannase/feruloyl esterase family alpha/beta hydrolase: protein MRLSRGVPFLAAVLTAVTLTGPAPAATAAAETGGHCARLERVRVPGAALQRGACLDDLTTTGLAGTRYTDLADQAGLTAADTRTPSGVPGIQFDGYFPDSSRFNTTHGWRHDAQFVIRLPDHWNGGLVVTGAPGNRKQYATDKAISDRVLAQGYAYAATDKGNSGTDFYRDGVRPGDAVAEWNARTTQLTRAARRVAAQRYGHAPRRTYITGISNGGYLTRWQLENHPGLYDGGVDWEGALWTADGPSLLTSLPTAVARTLGSARDEDLYAAGFARGSEFLWPYHENAYWGVTQKIYRAEFDPSYDPRCPGSSAGSSLEEILSPCASDAAYDYAARPAAVHRAVARVALTGRIGKPLITLHGDLDALLPKAADSDVYARMIDAGGRGVLHRYYTIRGGTHVDGLYDTYPDRLRPILPCYRSAFDALTAWVERGTPPPADHTVGESADGDVIDSCPLR from the coding sequence ATGCGTCTGTCCCGTGGTGTCCCGTTCCTCGCCGCCGTCCTGACGGCCGTCACGCTCACCGGGCCGGCTCCCGCTGCCACCGCCGCGGCGGAGACGGGCGGACACTGTGCCCGGCTGGAGCGCGTGCGGGTGCCGGGCGCGGCCCTGCAACGCGGCGCCTGCCTGGACGATCTGACCACCACCGGGCTGGCGGGCACCCGGTACACCGACCTGGCCGACCAGGCCGGACTGACGGCGGCCGACACCAGGACGCCGTCCGGCGTTCCCGGCATCCAGTTCGACGGGTACTTCCCGGACTCCTCCCGCTTCAACACAACGCACGGCTGGCGGCACGACGCGCAGTTCGTGATCCGGCTGCCGGACCACTGGAACGGTGGCCTGGTCGTGACGGGAGCGCCCGGGAACCGCAAGCAGTACGCCACGGACAAGGCGATCTCCGACCGGGTCCTCGCGCAGGGGTACGCGTACGCCGCCACCGACAAGGGGAACAGCGGAACCGACTTCTACCGGGACGGTGTCCGTCCCGGAGACGCGGTCGCTGAGTGGAACGCGCGCACCACCCAGCTGACCCGGGCCGCCCGGCGGGTGGCGGCCCAGCGCTACGGCCACGCGCCACGCCGCACGTACATCACCGGCATCTCCAACGGCGGCTATCTCACCCGCTGGCAGTTGGAGAACCACCCCGGGCTCTACGACGGTGGCGTGGACTGGGAGGGAGCCCTGTGGACGGCGGACGGACCCAGCCTGCTCACTTCGCTGCCGACCGCGGTCGCCCGGACGCTCGGGTCGGCCCGGGACGAGGACCTGTACGCCGCCGGGTTCGCCCGTGGCTCCGAGTTTCTGTGGCCGTACCACGAGAACGCCTACTGGGGCGTGACGCAGAAGATCTACCGGGCCGAGTTCGATCCGTCGTACGACCCACGCTGCCCGGGCAGCTCGGCAGGATCCTCCTTGGAGGAGATCCTCTCGCCGTGCGCCTCCGACGCGGCCTATGACTACGCCGCACGGCCTGCCGCCGTCCATCGCGCGGTGGCCCGAGTGGCACTGACCGGACGCATCGGAAAGCCCTTGATCACGCTGCACGGCGATCTGGACGCACTGCTGCCCAAGGCCGCCGACTCCGACGTGTACGCACGCATGATCGACGCGGGCGGGCGAGGCGTGCTGCACCGCTACTACACGATCCGGGGCGGGACCCATGTCGACGGGCTGTACGACACGTATCCCGACCGGCTGCGGCCGATCCTGCCCTGCTACCGCTCGGCCTTCGACGCCCTGACCGCATGGGTGGAGCGGGGCACGCCGCCGCCCGCGGACCACACGGTCGGCGAGTCCGCGGACGGCGACGTGATCGACTCCTGCCCCTTGCGCTAG